In one window of Zhihengliuella sp. ISTPL4 DNA:
- a CDS encoding XRE family transcriptional regulator, which produces MASSGIHLTTLGHRIRHRRLEKGYTLDELGALVGVAGSQLSLIENGKREPKLSLLQAIAQATGTEVTDLISGEPPNRRAALEIELERAQESPVFRQLGVSPVRVTKGMSDETIESILGLHRELQRREREAIATPEEARRANTELRLRMRAQNNYLPDIEKLAEKQLKSAGHSQGALTHRTVSIMAEKLGFELIYVNDLPHSTRSVTDLENGRIYLPPASIPGGHGLRSMALQAMAHRLLGHTPPTDYADFLQQRLEINYFAACCLMPETAAVAFLQQAKKDRNLAVEDFRDGFGVTHEAAGMRMTNLLTQHLGMSLHFLRVDSTGAITRVYENDDLPLPMDVTGAVEGQRVCRKFQARSAFTEQNRTVEHHQYTDTPSGTFWCSTQTGSSSEGEFSVTVGVPFDDARWWRGRETNDRAVSTCPDEACCRRPSPELTERWKGRAWPSARVHTHMFSPLPRGMFPGVDDNEVYNFLGRHASE; this is translated from the coding sequence ATGGCGTCCTCCGGCATCCACCTCACGACCCTCGGCCACCGCATCCGGCACCGCCGCCTGGAGAAGGGCTACACGCTCGATGAGCTGGGGGCCCTCGTCGGGGTCGCCGGCTCCCAGCTCAGCCTTATCGAGAACGGCAAGCGCGAGCCCAAGCTGTCCCTCCTCCAGGCGATCGCGCAGGCCACCGGCACGGAGGTGACCGACCTCATCTCCGGCGAGCCGCCGAACCGGCGCGCGGCTTTGGAGATCGAGCTGGAGCGGGCGCAGGAGAGTCCGGTGTTCCGTCAGCTCGGCGTCTCCCCCGTGCGCGTCACGAAGGGCATGAGCGACGAGACCATCGAGTCCATCCTCGGCCTCCACCGCGAGCTGCAGCGCCGCGAGCGCGAGGCCATCGCCACTCCGGAAGAGGCTCGCCGTGCCAACACCGAGCTGCGCCTGCGCATGCGGGCGCAGAACAACTACCTCCCCGACATCGAGAAGCTCGCGGAGAAGCAGCTCAAGTCCGCGGGCCATTCGCAGGGCGCCCTCACCCACCGCACCGTGAGCATCATGGCCGAGAAGCTCGGCTTCGAGCTCATCTACGTCAACGACCTGCCGCACTCGACGCGCTCGGTCACCGACCTGGAGAACGGCCGCATCTACCTGCCTCCGGCGTCCATCCCCGGTGGACACGGCCTGCGGTCGATGGCGCTGCAGGCGATGGCGCACCGTCTGCTCGGGCACACACCCCCGACCGATTACGCCGACTTCCTGCAGCAGCGCCTGGAGATCAACTACTTCGCCGCGTGCTGCCTGATGCCGGAGACCGCCGCGGTGGCCTTCCTGCAGCAGGCGAAGAAGGACCGCAACCTCGCCGTGGAGGACTTCCGCGACGGGTTCGGCGTGACACACGAGGCCGCCGGCATGCGCATGACCAACCTGCTCACGCAGCACCTCGGGATGTCGCTGCACTTCCTGCGCGTCGACTCGACCGGAGCCATCACCCGTGTCTACGAGAACGACGACCTTCCCCTGCCGATGGACGTCACCGGAGCCGTGGAAGGGCAGCGGGTGTGCCGGAAGTTCCAGGCCCGATCCGCCTTCACGGAGCAGAACCGCACCGTCGAGCACCACCAGTACACGGACACGCCCTCCGGCACGTTCTGGTGCTCCACGCAGACAGGGTCGTCGAGCGAGGGCGAGTTCTCCGTCACGGTCGGCGTGCCGTTCGACGACGCCCGGTGGTGGCGGGGGCGGGAGACGAACGACAGAGCCGTGTCGACCTGCCCCGACGAGGCGTGCTGTCGCCGTCCGTCGCCGGAGCTCACGGAGCGCTGGAAGGGCCGGGCATGGCCGAGCGCCCGCGTGCACACCCACATGTTCTCGCCGCTCCCCCGCGGCATGTTCCCCGGTGTGGACGACAACGAGGTCTACAACTTCCTCGGCCGTCACGCGAGTGAGTGA
- a CDS encoding winged helix DNA-binding domain-containing protein has protein sequence MKTSRRREERLRFQGLTAPAADAAGAAARLLAVQSQDFTAGRWALALRTKGEVHLRDVDAAFDRGDLVRAWTMRGTLHTIPARDLGWVLEVTAARQQQQAASRQRQLGIDDDMIDAVVRELTPRLRDGGLTRNEIFAVLQGIGIDPSGQRGIHLLFAMTVSGVLVQGPVVPRDGITREQRFVLAADHIRDHAHPEDPLAELFVRYIEGHGPAGVADFAWWSGLTLGRSREAAERAASRVTEVEDGVFVGRTPPRRAAGRPSVFALGAFDEYYISYADRTIVCDPEHLAAVGPGKNGMVRATVVENGRVIGCWTHAAAAHTTPPDLFTAPEDPTAVAAALARFAAFLA, from the coding sequence TGAAGACCTCACGGCGGCGGGAGGAGCGGCTGCGGTTCCAGGGGCTGACGGCGCCGGCGGCAGACGCCGCGGGGGCAGCGGCGCGGCTGCTGGCGGTGCAGAGTCAGGACTTCACGGCCGGACGCTGGGCGCTGGCCCTTCGGACGAAGGGCGAGGTGCACCTCCGCGACGTCGATGCCGCGTTCGACCGTGGAGACCTCGTCCGGGCTTGGACCATGCGGGGGACGTTGCACACGATCCCCGCGCGCGATCTCGGCTGGGTGCTGGAGGTCACCGCCGCACGACAGCAGCAGCAGGCGGCCTCTCGACAGCGGCAGCTCGGCATCGACGACGACATGATCGACGCGGTCGTCCGGGAGCTCACGCCGCGGCTCCGTGACGGCGGCCTCACTCGTAACGAGATCTTCGCGGTGCTCCAGGGCATCGGCATCGACCCCTCGGGTCAGCGCGGCATCCACCTGCTGTTCGCGATGACGGTCTCCGGCGTGCTCGTGCAGGGGCCGGTCGTGCCGCGGGACGGCATCACGAGGGAGCAACGGTTCGTGCTCGCGGCGGATCACATCCGCGACCACGCCCACCCGGAGGACCCGCTGGCCGAGCTGTTCGTCCGCTACATCGAGGGGCACGGCCCCGCCGGGGTCGCGGACTTCGCGTGGTGGTCCGGGCTGACGCTCGGGCGGTCCAGGGAGGCGGCGGAGCGCGCGGCGAGCAGGGTGACCGAGGTCGAGGACGGGGTCTTCGTCGGGCGCACCCCACCTCGGCGCGCGGCGGGCCGGCCGTCCGTCTTCGCCCTCGGAGCCTTCGACGAGTACTACATCTCCTACGCGGACCGCACCATCGTCTGCGACCCGGAGCATCTCGCAGCCGTCGGCCCGGGGAAGAACGGGATGGTCCGGGCGACCGTGGTGGAGAACGGCCGCGTGATCGGCTGCTGGACGCATGCCGCCGCCGCGCACACCACCCCTCCGGACCTCTTCACTGCACCCGAGGATCCCACCGCCGTCGCCGCCGCGCTCGCCCGCTTCGCCGCGTTCCTCGCCTGA